CGCCTTCGAGTTGTCGGCCATCGACTACCTGCTGAAGCCGGTCAACCGGGCGCGCCTCGCCTCCGCGCTCGACCGGGTTCGCGCCGCCACTGGCATCCGCGGCCGCGATCGCGCCATCGACGCGCTGACGCAGGCCAAGGGTCTCTCGCCCACGCGCTTTCTCGCCCGCCGCGGCGCCCGCTTCCGCGTCGTGCCCGTCCAGGACGTGGTGGCGTTCACGTTCGTGGATGGCGTCACGCACGTCATGACGCCAACCGAACAGCTGTCGATGCAACCGACGCTGGCCGCGCTGGCGCGCCGGCTCGACCCGGCCACGTTCTTCCAGGTCTCGCGCGCGGCGATCATCCGCCTCGACGCGGTCCGCGAGGCCAAGCCGTTCGCCGACGGCACCGGCGAGATCACGCTGGCCAACGGGATGACGATGCTGGTGGCGCGGCGGCGCTGGCGCGCATTGCTGGAGCGGCTGGAGGGGTAAATGGGCCACTTGGCCCCTCGGGCGGGTGTCAAATTTGGGACTCCCGCCAAGGGTACGAACTTGATACGCTCACAGCATCGTGTCCACATCAAGCCGCGAGCCCTCCGGTCCTGGCGTCCCCAAGCGGCAAAGCGCCGGCGAAGCCCGCTTTCGCCAACTCCTGATCGCTCAGTCGACGCTGACCCCCCAGCAGCTTGACGTGGCAACTGGCCACGCGGAAGAGCACCACGTCCCACTGGCTGAGGCGATTGTGACTTTGGGACTGGCGCCGGAACACGCCTGTTACGCGGTGCTGGCGGAGGCGACAGGCATGCGGCTGGCCGACCTCACCACGATCACGCCGAGCCCGCTCGCGCTTCGCCTCGTCCCTGAGCGCGTGGCGAGGCGTCACGCCCTGATCCCGCTGGACGAAGACAACCGCGTCCTGACCTACGCCACCAGCTGCCCGTTCGACGTTCAGGCGGAACAGGACGTCGGATTTGCGTCGGGGCGCAAGCCAGTCGCGATGCTGGCGCTGCGATCGGAAGTGTTGGGCGCGCTCGAACGCTGGTACCCGAAACTGGGCGACATCGAGCTCCTGCTCGGGCGCGTGCGGTCGCGCCTCCCCGTCCAACTGCTCGGCCTGGCGGACGCCCAGGGCGAGACGGGCTCGCCCATCATGGATCTGTGCAACCACATCGTGGCCGGGGCGGTTGAAGTGGGCGCCAGCGACATCCACATCGAACCGTCGGCGCGGGGACTCGCCGTCCGCTACCGGCTCCGCGGCATCCTCGAGCCGATGTTCATCGTGCCCCCTGAGGCGGCCGCCGCCGTTTCCAACCGTTACAAGATCATGGCGCGGGCCGACATCTCCGTGAGACACCGGCCCCAAGACGGGGCGTTTCGGTTGTCGATCAGCGGCCGGCCCATCGATGTGCGATTCTCGACACTGCCAACCGTGACGGGAGAGAAGCTGGTGATGCGGGTGATCGACAGCCAGGCCACACCGCAGGGCCTCGATTCGCTCGGCTACGACGCCGCCAATCTCGCCCGGCTCGAGAAGGCGCTCGGCCAGCCCGACGGGCTCATCCTCATGACCGGCCCCACCGGGTCGGGCAAGTCCACCGTTCTCTACAGCGCGCTGCGTCACCTGCAGAATGGCCGCACGAACATCGTCTCGGTCGAAGATCCGGTGGAACGCCAGGTCGCCGGCGTCAACCAAATCCAGGTCA
This sequence is a window from Vicinamibacterales bacterium. Protein-coding genes within it:
- a CDS encoding response regulator — translated: MIRTLLIDDEQPARERLKQLLGAHPDIEVVGEADDGIDAAEKIAALAPDLVLLDIQMPGASGLDVAASLGQPRPAVIFCTAYDQYAVDAFELSAIDYLLKPVNRARLASALDRVRAATGIRGRDRAIDALTQAKGLSPTRFLARRGARFRVVPVQDVVAFTFVDGVTHVMTPTEQLSMQPTLAALARRLDPATFFQVSRAAIIRLDAVREAKPFADGTGEITLANGMTMLVARRRWRALLERLEG
- a CDS encoding ATPase, T2SS/T4P/T4SS family, which encodes MSTSSREPSGPGVPKRQSAGEARFRQLLIAQSTLTPQQLDVATGHAEEHHVPLAEAIVTLGLAPEHACYAVLAEATGMRLADLTTITPSPLALRLVPERVARRHALIPLDEDNRVLTYATSCPFDVQAEQDVGFASGRKPVAMLALRSEVLGALERWYPKLGDIELLLGRVRSRLPVQLLGLADAQGETGSPIMDLCNHIVAGAVEVGASDIHIEPSARGLAVRYRLRGILEPMFIVPPEAAAAVSNRYKIMARADISVRHRPQDGAFRLSISGRPIDVRFSTLPTVTGEKLVMRVIDSQATPQGLDSLGYDAANLARLEKALGQPDGLILMTGPTGSGKSTVLYSALRHLQNGRTNIVSVEDPVERQVAGVNQIQVNAAAGNTFPSVLRSILRQDPNVIMVGEIRDAEVAEIVGQAAYTGHLVLTSLHTADCASAVTRLLNLGLEPFKIAESLRAIVAQRLVRKLCPDCRRVLDQFEARRLGRELGLVAVPASAGAGCDRCKGTGYTDRIPVTEVLVADEAMRDAIGKGATAMEIRALMHAAGCDSMRENALALVAQGVTSIDEVDRVLATEEAPATPASSKRRVLITDDDRITRMLVKLLLERDGYEVIEGVDGTEAVALAHRERPDLIIIDLMMPKMDGYEAIQRIRRDLSLATVPVMVLTAEDGADIELRVLEMGADDYMVKPFEPEVLLSRVRAAFRRLDRVVAA